A window of Candidatus Binatia bacterium contains these coding sequences:
- a CDS encoding sensor domain-containing diguanylate cyclase produces the protein MSDADAPATDRMRHSQELAIFHDVAKALTSSLNLDSILQTIMAKVAEYFRPDTWSLLMVDEAADELYFAIAVGDAADALKSVRLHIGEGIAGWVARNGEALVVPDVYNDARFAKRIDEMTKWQTRSIICIPLKAKQRVLGVIQLINVPMSSFTDSEMFFLRAICDYAAIAIDNARSVERIQELTITDDCTGLYNARHLYKTLEAEVYRSARFSYEFTVLFVDLDHFKLVNDTHGHLIGSKLLNEIGYTIKSHLRLIDYAFRYGGDEFVVLLPQTGKDSGLVVARRLLDSFRNSRFLKDEALNLNVRASIGLAAYPDDAKSAHEIIRQADEMMYEVKNSTRDNIAIAQRGLLR, from the coding sequence GGAGTTAGCCATTTTCCACGACGTCGCCAAGGCGCTCACGTCGTCGCTCAACCTCGACTCCATCCTCCAGACGATCATGGCCAAGGTCGCCGAGTACTTCCGGCCCGACACCTGGTCCCTGTTGATGGTGGATGAGGCCGCCGACGAGCTCTATTTCGCCATCGCCGTGGGGGACGCCGCCGACGCCCTCAAGTCCGTCCGGCTCCATATTGGTGAGGGGATCGCCGGATGGGTGGCCAGGAACGGCGAGGCCCTGGTCGTCCCCGACGTTTACAACGACGCCCGTTTCGCCAAGCGCATCGATGAGATGACCAAGTGGCAGACCCGCTCCATCATCTGCATCCCGCTCAAGGCCAAGCAGCGCGTCTTGGGCGTGATCCAGCTCATCAACGTTCCCATGTCCAGCTTCACCGACAGCGAGATGTTCTTCCTGCGCGCCATTTGCGACTACGCCGCCATCGCCATCGATAACGCGCGCTCCGTCGAACGCATCCAGGAACTCACCATCACCGACGACTGCACCGGCCTTTACAATGCGCGCCATCTCTACAAGACGCTCGAGGCCGAGGTCTATCGCTCCGCCCGCTTCAGCTACGAATTCACCGTCCTGTTCGTCGACCTCGACCACTTTAAGCTGGTCAACGACACTCACGGACACCTGATCGGCAGCAAACTGCTCAACGAGATCGGCTACACCATCAAGAGCCACCTGCGCCTGATTGACTACGCCTTCCGTTACGGTGGCGATGAGTTCGTCGTCCTGCTGCCGCAGACCGGCAAGGATTCGGGCCTGGTCGTCGCCCGCCGCCTGCTCGACTCCTTCCGCAACAGCCGGTTCCTGAAAGACGAAGCGCTGAACCTGAACGTCCGCGCCTCCATCGGCCTCGCCGCCTATCCCGACGATGCCAAGAGCGCCCACGAGATCATCCGCCAGGCCGACGAGATGATGTACGAAGTCAAGAACTCCACCCGCGACAACATCGCCATCGCCCAACGCGGCCTTTTGCGCTAG